The following proteins are encoded in a genomic region of Tenacibaculum sp. 190524A05c:
- a CDS encoding valine--tRNA ligase — protein MGIPSKYNASEVEGKWYDYWMKHNYFHSEVDEREPYTIVIPPPNVTGVLHMGHMLNNTIQDVLIRRARLLGKNACWVPGTDHASIATEAKVVAKLKEEGINKNDLTREEFLSHAFEWKDKYGGIILEQLKKLGASCDWERTKFTMDDDMSEAVIKVFVDLYNKGLIYRGYRMVNWDPEAKTTLSDEEVIYEERQGNLYYLQYDIVGSDEKVTIATTRPETILGDTAICINPEDERYSHLKGKKAIVPLCNREIPIIEDEYVDLEFGTGCLKVTPAHDENDKVLGDKHKLEVIDIFNEDATLNSFGLHYQGKDRFVVRKEISKELEEKGYLVKTEQHTNKVGTSERTKAVIEPRLSDQWFLKMEDLAKPALESVLGEGRDVKLYPRKFENTYRHWMENIRDWNISRQLWWGQQIPAFYFGDGKEDFVVAETKEEALKLAWKKTNDYEITAEDLRQDPDVLDTWFSSWLWPMSVFDGIRNPENEEIKYYYPTNDLVTGPDILFFWVARMIIAGYEYKDARPFENVYLTGLVRDKQRRKMSKSLGNSPDALKLIDDYGADGVRVGLLLSSAAGNDLLFDEALCDQGKKFGNKVWSAFYLTTLWEVSEDIAQPAHSKLAIEWYKAKFQQTLVEIEDHYSKYRLSDALMAMYKLIYDDFCGFFLEVVKPAYQQPIDKKTYDEIIAIFEDNLRILHPFMPFITEEIWQSISERSKEEALIVAKYPAQTSFDEELIKNMDFASEVISGVRTVRKEKNIANKDAIDISVINNEKSTDSFDEVIKKLVNASQINYVEEKIDGASFRVKSNEYFIPIAVDSINVEEEIKKITEELNYTEGFLKSVQKKLANERFVNNAPDQVVANERKKEADAVAKIETLKASLANLK, from the coding sequence GAAAGAGAACCATACACAATTGTAATACCGCCACCAAACGTCACTGGAGTCTTGCACATGGGACACATGCTAAACAATACAATTCAAGATGTATTGATTAGAAGAGCGCGTTTACTTGGTAAAAATGCTTGTTGGGTACCTGGTACAGATCATGCTTCTATTGCAACAGAAGCAAAAGTTGTAGCAAAGTTAAAGGAAGAAGGAATTAATAAGAATGATCTTACAAGAGAGGAATTCTTGAGTCATGCTTTCGAATGGAAAGATAAGTACGGAGGAATAATTTTAGAGCAGCTAAAAAAATTAGGTGCTTCTTGTGATTGGGAGCGTACTAAGTTTACCATGGATGATGATATGAGTGAAGCGGTAATTAAAGTTTTTGTCGATTTATATAACAAAGGTTTGATTTATCGTGGATACAGAATGGTAAACTGGGATCCAGAAGCGAAAACTACACTTTCTGATGAAGAGGTAATTTATGAAGAACGTCAAGGTAACTTGTATTATTTACAGTATGATATTGTTGGTTCTGATGAAAAGGTAACTATTGCAACTACACGTCCTGAAACAATTTTAGGTGATACCGCAATCTGTATCAATCCTGAGGATGAAAGATATTCTCATTTAAAAGGAAAAAAAGCGATTGTTCCATTATGTAATCGCGAAATTCCTATTATCGAGGATGAATATGTAGACTTAGAATTTGGTACTGGATGTTTAAAGGTAACTCCTGCGCACGATGAAAATGATAAAGTTTTAGGAGATAAGCACAAATTAGAGGTAATCGATATTTTTAACGAGGATGCTACTTTAAATTCTTTCGGATTACACTATCAAGGAAAAGATCGTTTCGTAGTTCGTAAAGAAATTTCAAAAGAATTAGAAGAAAAAGGATACCTAGTAAAAACTGAGCAACACACTAATAAAGTTGGAACTTCAGAAAGAACAAAAGCTGTAATTGAACCAAGGTTATCAGATCAATGGTTCTTAAAAATGGAAGATTTAGCAAAACCTGCTTTAGAATCTGTTCTTGGAGAAGGTAGAGATGTGAAGTTATATCCGCGTAAATTCGAAAATACATACCGTCATTGGATGGAAAATATCCGTGATTGGAATATTTCTCGTCAATTATGGTGGGGACAACAAATACCGGCTTTTTACTTCGGTGATGGTAAAGAAGATTTTGTTGTTGCTGAAACAAAAGAAGAGGCGTTAAAATTAGCGTGGAAAAAAACTAACGACTATGAAATCACAGCTGAAGATTTAAGACAAGATCCAGATGTATTAGATACTTGGTTTTCTTCTTGGTTATGGCCAATGTCTGTTTTTGATGGAATTAGAAATCCAGAAAACGAAGAAATTAAATACTATTATCCAACAAATGATCTAGTTACAGGTCCAGATATTTTATTCTTCTGGGTGGCACGTATGATTATTGCCGGATACGAATATAAAGATGCTCGTCCGTTTGAGAATGTTTATTTAACAGGATTAGTTCGTGATAAGCAACGTCGTAAAATGAGTAAGTCTTTAGGAAACTCACCTGATGCATTAAAGTTGATAGATGATTATGGAGCGGATGGAGTTCGTGTAGGATTATTATTGAGTTCGGCAGCAGGAAACGATTTATTATTTGACGAAGCGCTTTGTGATCAAGGAAAGAAATTCGGAAATAAAGTTTGGAGTGCATTTTATTTGACGACACTTTGGGAAGTTTCTGAAGATATTGCGCAACCAGCACATAGTAAATTAGCTATTGAATGGTATAAAGCAAAGTTTCAGCAAACTTTAGTTGAAATAGAAGATCACTATAGTAAGTATAGATTGAGCGATGCTTTAATGGCGATGTATAAGTTGATTTATGATGATTTCTGCGGATTCTTCTTAGAAGTAGTAAAGCCAGCTTATCAGCAGCCAATCGATAAGAAAACATATGATGAAATAATTGCAATATTTGAAGATAACCTAAGAATATTACATCCTTTCATGCCTTTTATTACTGAGGAAATATGGCAATCAATCTCAGAGAGATCTAAAGAGGAAGCTTTAATTGTTGCAAAATATCCAGCTCAGACTTCATTTGATGAAGAGTTAATTAAGAACATGGATTTTGCTTCAGAAGTTATTTCAGGAGTTCGTACCGTACGTAAAGAAAAGAATATTGCAAATAAAGATGCAATTGATATTTCTGTTATCAATAACGAGAAATCAACTGATTCTTTTGATGAGGTAATTAAGAAGTTAGTTAACGCTTCTCAAATAAATTATGTTGAGGAGAAAATTGATGGAGCTTCGTTTAGAGTAAAATCTAATGAATACTTTATTCCAATTGCTGTTGATAGCATTAATGTAGAAGAGGAAATAAAGAAGATTACGGAAGAATTAAACTATACTGAAGGATTCTTAAAATCGGTTCAAAAGAAGCTAGCAAATGAGCGTTTTGTGAATAATGCGCCAGATCAAGTTGTAGCTAATGAACGAAAGAAAGAAGCTGATGCTGTAGCTAAAATTGAAACATTAAAGGCAAGTTTGGCAAATTTAAAGTAA